One genomic segment of Suttonella sp. R2A3 includes these proteins:
- a CDS encoding lipoprotein-releasing ABC transporter permease subunit, whose protein sequence is MNALPAKIGLRYAYARRGSSFIGLNAILAIIGITIGIAALIVVLSVMNGVVSQVRDKMLSMTAHASIRPSFATTMPAGFDPTPYLSDEQHIVSFAPIVQGQGLIGDGRSFQGVLLQGVDPEQQSGVSETFAEVPQEVREQLTPGSFNLILGSELVTKIGAEVGDKITIIVPEVTASAAGLMPRLKRFTLIGTFHSGHIQFDSSLALTNIQDAGKLLRLPPQPSSYVIMLDDPLKAPLVRGRLQSKLPGNVYASDWSLDQSVYFSTVQTEKNAMFIILCLIILVAAFGLLSSMYMVVNEKRRDIAILRTMGMTRNNIRRLFLTQGMIFGGIGTLLGVSLGVIISLNIPAIMDFLQRQTGYALPKTMYLIEELSAKIDPNVIIGVSAVALILTLLFSVIPAHLAAKTEPARALSQE, encoded by the coding sequence ATGAATGCACTCCCGGCAAAGATTGGCTTACGCTACGCTTATGCGCGGCGTGGCAGCTCATTTATTGGTTTAAACGCCATCTTAGCCATTATTGGCATCACCATCGGTATTGCTGCACTCATCGTTGTGTTATCAGTGATGAACGGCGTAGTCTCACAAGTACGCGATAAAATGCTCTCAATGACGGCCCATGCCTCTATCCGGCCAAGCTTTGCTACAACCATGCCTGCTGGCTTTGATCCAACGCCTTACTTGAGCGATGAGCAGCATATTGTTTCTTTTGCACCGATCGTTCAAGGTCAAGGGTTGATTGGCGATGGTCGATCGTTCCAAGGCGTATTGTTACAAGGCGTGGACCCTGAGCAACAAAGCGGCGTTTCCGAAACCTTTGCTGAAGTACCGCAAGAAGTGCGTGAACAGCTCACCCCAGGAAGTTTTAATTTGATCCTAGGCTCAGAACTGGTCACCAAAATTGGCGCTGAAGTTGGTGATAAGATCACGATTATCGTACCAGAGGTCACCGCCTCAGCGGCCGGCTTGATGCCGCGGTTGAAACGCTTTACCTTAATCGGGACTTTTCACAGCGGCCACATCCAGTTTGATAGCAGTCTTGCGCTAACCAATATACAAGACGCGGGCAAACTATTGCGCCTGCCGCCGCAACCGAGCAGCTATGTGATCATGCTCGATGATCCTTTAAAAGCACCACTGGTGCGCGGACGCTTACAAAGCAAGCTGCCTGGCAATGTGTATGCCAGCGACTGGAGTTTGGATCAGTCGGTATATTTCAGCACCGTACAAACTGAGAAAAACGCGATGTTCATCATTTTATGCCTGATCATCCTGGTCGCTGCGTTTGGTCTGCTGTCATCGATGTATATGGTGGTGAATGAAAAACGCCGCGATATTGCGATTTTGCGCACTATGGGCATGACGCGCAACAACATCCGCCGGCTGTTTCTCACCCAAGGGATGATTTTTGGCGGGATTGGTACGCTGCTTGGTGTCTCGCTTGGGGTAATCATTTCGCTCAATATCCCAGCGATTATGGATTTCTTACAGCGCCAAACCGGCTACGCCTTGCCAAAAACGATGTATCTCATTGAGGAGCTCAGTGCGAAAATTGATCCTAATGTGATTATTGGCGTCAGCGCGGTTGCCCTGATCCTCACCCTGTTATTCTCGGTGATACCGGCGCACCTTGCCGCTAAAACCGAACCAGCACGCGCCTTGAGCCAGGAGTAA
- the grxC gene encoding glutaredoxin 3, protein MKPVTMYIKPTCPYCQNAHFLLEDKGVHYTAINLLQQPERRDEMIERSNGRTTVPQVFIGDTHVGGFDELEALNDSGELDQLLAE, encoded by the coding sequence ATGAAACCAGTCACTATGTACATCAAGCCTACCTGTCCGTATTGCCAGAACGCCCATTTTCTTCTTGAAGACAAAGGCGTCCATTACACCGCAATTAATCTCCTACAGCAGCCAGAACGCCGTGATGAAATGATTGAGCGCAGCAATGGCCGCACCACCGTGCCACAGGTATTTATTGGTGACACTCATGTCGGCGGTTTTGACGAATTAGAAGCCTTGAACGATTCTGGTGAGCTCGATCAACTGCTGGCTGAATAA
- a CDS encoding rhodanese-like domain-containing protein — protein MSFSQFAQENLILFLILAAAIIAIIVYELRNKSASGKSLSPLQTAQQANQGASLIDTRPAAEFKNGHIAGAKNIPAEQFAEKMKLKKDKAIILVCKTGIAVRNQAKWLHQNGYSDVSILSGGMDAWIQENLPTVK, from the coding sequence ATGTCATTTAGCCAATTTGCTCAGGAAAACCTGATTTTATTTTTAATTCTCGCTGCAGCGATTATCGCGATTATTGTTTATGAGCTGCGCAACAAAAGCGCCTCCGGCAAGTCGCTCTCGCCTCTACAAACTGCCCAACAAGCCAACCAAGGCGCAAGCCTCATCGATACTCGCCCAGCAGCAGAGTTTAAAAATGGCCATATTGCTGGGGCTAAAAACATCCCCGCCGAGCAATTTGCGGAAAAAATGAAACTCAAAAAAGACAAAGCGATCATTTTAGTGTGCAAAACGGGGATTGCTGTGCGCAATCAAGCAAAGTGGTTGCATCAAAACGGCTACAGCGACGTCAGCATCTTATCTGGCGGTATGGATGCCTGGATCCAAGAAAATTTACCGACAGTTAAGTAA
- a CDS encoding DUF4298 domain-containing protein, producing the protein MNDQAFNTLLEMQRLYTELTQDAVELRAFVETLERIDQRYQALSTFYQDHWLALVESDCLSEAQQHALDEAVAPNTYSILGEDTIWNTISEIHQNYLTLLKSLAQKIS; encoded by the coding sequence ATGAACGATCAAGCCTTTAACACTTTATTAGAAATGCAGCGCCTATACACCGAGCTCACTCAGGATGCTGTGGAACTCCGTGCTTTTGTTGAAACCTTAGAGCGCATTGATCAGCGCTACCAGGCGTTAAGCACGTTTTATCAAGATCACTGGTTAGCGCTAGTTGAATCCGACTGTTTAAGCGAGGCACAACAACATGCGCTTGACGAAGCCGTTGCTCCGAACACTTACTCGATTCTTGGTGAAGACACGATTTGGAACACGATCAGCGAGATTCATCAAAACTACCTCACCCTGCTAAAATCCCTCGCGCAAAAAATATCTTAA
- the deoD gene encoding purine-nucleoside phosphorylase, with translation MTPHINAANDAFAQTVLMPGDPLRAKFIAETYLEQVEQVTDVRNMLGFTGLYQGKKISVMGHGMGIPSCSIYATELIKDYGVKNIFRVGSCGAVLDEVNVRDIVIGMGACTDSKVNRMRFRDHDFAAIADFDLTRALVDAAKARNLNAKVGNLFSADLFYSPDPEMIEVMKAYRILGVEMEAAGIYGVAAEFGARAATICTVSDHITKGEATSAEERQTSFNDMMIVALDAAYQVTD, from the coding sequence ATGACCCCACACATCAACGCAGCCAATGACGCTTTTGCACAAACCGTCCTTATGCCTGGCGACCCATTGCGCGCAAAATTTATCGCCGAAACCTATTTAGAGCAGGTTGAGCAAGTCACCGATGTACGCAATATGCTCGGGTTCACCGGCCTCTATCAAGGCAAAAAAATCTCTGTGATGGGACACGGCATGGGGATTCCTTCATGCTCAATTTACGCCACTGAACTGATTAAAGATTATGGGGTTAAAAATATTTTCCGTGTCGGTTCGTGTGGGGCGGTACTTGATGAGGTTAATGTGCGCGATATTGTGATTGGTATGGGTGCGTGTACCGATTCTAAGGTCAACCGTATGCGTTTTCGCGATCATGATTTCGCAGCGATTGCCGATTTTGATCTCACCCGAGCGTTGGTTGATGCTGCTAAAGCGCGAAACCTCAACGCTAAAGTGGGCAACCTGTTTTCTGCCGATTTATTTTATAGCCCCGATCCTGAGATGATTGAGGTGATGAAAGCGTACCGGATTTTAGGGGTTGAGATGGAAGCGGCCGGTATTTATGGGGTGGCTGCTGAATTTGGCGCGCGTGCCGCCACCATTTGTACTGTTTCTGATCATATCACCAAAGGGGAAGCGACCAGCGCCGAAGAGCGGCAAACCAGCTTTAATGATATGATGATTGTAGCGCTTGATGCGGCGTATCAGGTAACGGATTAA
- the trpB gene encoding tryptophan synthase subunit beta, with protein MIKEGLSAQIIPDSQGFFGAHGGKIEHPDLAKAMDEVSAGFQAMIADPTFIDELKLLQKTYVGRPSPIYHARTLSQNGAQIYLKREDLNHTGAHKINHCLGEVLLAKKLGKRKVIAETGAGQHGVALATAAALLGLECEIHMGVVDIEKEHPNVSRMKILGAKIVPVSMGAGTLKEAVDSAFGAYMEQFEDSLFAIGSVVGPSPYPEMVAYFQSIVGHEAREQFDQAYGGQPDEVIACVGGGSNAIGLFNAFMDDAHVALVGVEPAGEGLDTDRHAATLTLGKPGIIQGFHCYFLQDADGNPAPVHSIASGLDYPGVGPQHCHLKDIGRARYETATDKETLAAFLTLARSEGIIPALESAHAIAYAIKRAAELDSDKRLLINLSGRGDKDLDYAIERLGSNL; from the coding sequence ATGATTAAAGAAGGCCTCTCAGCACAAATCATCCCCGATAGCCAAGGCTTTTTTGGCGCGCATGGCGGCAAAATCGAACACCCTGATTTAGCCAAAGCGATGGATGAAGTCAGCGCTGGTTTTCAAGCGATGATTGCTGATCCCACGTTTATTGACGAGCTCAAACTGCTGCAAAAAACCTACGTCGGTCGCCCGAGCCCGATTTATCATGCACGCACCCTCTCACAGAATGGTGCACAGATTTATCTCAAGCGCGAAGACCTCAACCACACTGGCGCGCATAAAATCAATCACTGCCTCGGTGAAGTGCTGCTTGCGAAAAAACTCGGCAAACGTAAAGTGATCGCAGAAACCGGCGCCGGACAACATGGGGTAGCCTTAGCAACTGCTGCCGCTTTGCTCGGTTTAGAATGCGAAATCCACATGGGCGTGGTTGATATCGAAAAAGAGCATCCTAATGTCTCGCGAATGAAGATTTTAGGGGCTAAAATTGTTCCGGTATCGATGGGGGCAGGAACACTTAAAGAAGCGGTTGACAGCGCATTTGGCGCCTATATGGAACAGTTTGAGGATAGCTTGTTCGCCATTGGCTCAGTCGTTGGTCCGAGCCCTTATCCGGAAATGGTCGCTTATTTTCAGTCGATTGTCGGACATGAAGCGCGCGAACAATTCGACCAAGCCTATGGTGGGCAACCCGATGAAGTGATCGCTTGTGTGGGCGGCGGATCCAACGCGATTGGTTTATTTAATGCCTTCATGGATGATGCGCATGTGGCTTTGGTGGGTGTTGAGCCGGCCGGTGAAGGATTAGACACCGATCGCCATGCCGCCACCCTCACCCTCGGAAAACCCGGAATTATCCAAGGATTCCACTGCTACTTTTTACAAGATGCTGACGGCAATCCGGCGCCCGTACACTCAATCGCCTCAGGGCTCGATTACCCGGGTGTCGGCCCACAGCATTGCCATTTGAAAGACATCGGACGCGCACGCTATGAAACAGCCACGGATAAAGAAACACTGGCCGCGTTTCTCACCTTAGCACGCAGCGAAGGCATTATTCCGGCGCTGGAAAGCGCACACGCCATAGCATATGCGATCAAACGCGCTGCCGAGCTCGATAGCGACAAACGCTTATTGATTAATTTGTCCGGGCGCGGCGATAAAGATTTAGATTATGCAATTGAACGCTTAGGTAGCAATTTATAA
- a CDS encoding ABC transporter ATP-binding protein translates to MLRIDNLHTHYGQIEALKGISLHVEQGEIVTLIGANGAGKSTLLNTICGSPQASSGTITYEEQDITTQPTHLISQSGIALVPEGRRVFSGLTVEENLELGGFHQSASDNRQQMRHVYDLFPRLNERRKQRAGTLSGGEQQMLAIGRGLMMRPRLLLLDEPSLGLAPLIIKQIFTIIEDIRAAGITIFLVEQNAHRALQIADRGYVLEIGNIILSDSGANLLTSERVKAAYLGG, encoded by the coding sequence ATGTTACGCATCGACAACCTTCACACCCACTACGGACAAATTGAAGCGCTCAAAGGCATCTCACTCCACGTTGAACAAGGCGAGATTGTTACCTTGATTGGCGCAAACGGTGCTGGAAAATCCACCCTGCTCAACACCATTTGTGGCTCACCTCAGGCGAGCAGCGGCACAATTACCTATGAAGAACAAGACATCACTACCCAACCGACCCATTTGATCAGTCAATCGGGTATTGCTTTAGTGCCCGAAGGACGGCGGGTTTTTTCTGGACTAACGGTTGAGGAGAACCTTGAGCTGGGTGGCTTTCATCAAAGCGCTAGCGACAACCGCCAGCAGATGCGCCATGTCTACGACCTGTTTCCTCGCTTAAACGAACGCCGCAAACAGCGCGCTGGAACGCTGTCTGGTGGCGAACAGCAGATGCTGGCGATTGGTCGTGGCTTGATGATGCGTCCACGCTTATTGCTGCTTGATGAACCCTCGCTTGGTCTCGCCCCACTGATTATCAAACAAATTTTCACGATTATCGAAGACATTCGCGCTGCCGGCATCACCATCTTTTTGGTCGAGCAAAACGCCCACCGCGCCCTGCAAATCGCCGATCGTGGCTATGTATTGGAAATTGGTAACATTATTTTATCCGACAGCGGCGCCAACTTACTGACTTCAGAGCGTGTCAAAGCCGCTTACCTCGGTGGGTAA
- the livG gene encoding high-affinity branched-chain amino acid ABC transporter ATP-binding protein LivG: MKSLLSVNDLRMVFGGLVAVDAVTFHLYQDEISSIIGPNGAGKTTVFNCISGFYKPSGGTVTLDSEDITGKPSHVIAQKGLTRTFQNIRLFKDMTVLENLLIARHHNLNKGYFAGIFGSGNYRRSENKAKQLAAQWLEFFSLRQYANHEAGNLAYGQQRRLEIARCMMTEPKVLILDEPAAGLNPNETVELVNLIRRLRDEFRISVLLIEHDMSLVMPLSEQIMVMEYGRPIAIGSPEDIRNNPDVIRAYLGEEA, from the coding sequence ATGAAATCACTACTCTCTGTAAACGACCTGCGTATGGTCTTTGGTGGCTTGGTAGCGGTCGATGCCGTAACCTTCCACCTCTATCAAGATGAAATCTCTTCAATTATCGGCCCTAATGGCGCAGGTAAAACCACCGTATTTAACTGCATCAGCGGCTTTTATAAACCCAGCGGTGGTACAGTCACCTTAGATAGCGAAGACATCACCGGTAAACCGAGTCATGTGATTGCGCAAAAAGGCCTCACGCGAACGTTTCAAAATATCCGCTTATTTAAGGATATGACGGTGTTGGAAAACCTGTTAATCGCTCGTCATCACAACCTCAATAAAGGGTATTTTGCGGGCATTTTTGGTAGTGGTAATTACCGACGTAGCGAAAATAAGGCCAAGCAACTTGCTGCACAATGGTTAGAATTTTTTAGCCTTAGACAATACGCCAATCATGAGGCCGGCAATCTCGCTTATGGACAGCAACGTCGCCTGGAAATCGCACGCTGCATGATGACCGAGCCTAAGGTACTGATTTTGGACGAGCCCGCTGCCGGACTTAACCCGAATGAAACCGTCGAGCTGGTTAACTTGATTCGCCGCCTGCGTGATGAATTCCGCATCAGTGTATTACTCATTGAGCACGATATGTCGCTGGTTATGCCACTTTCAGAGCAGATTATGGTGATGGAATACGGTCGCCCGATTGCCATCGGCAGCCCTGAAGATATCCGCAACAACCCTGATGTCATCAGAGCTTATTTGGGAGAAGAAGCCTAA
- the livM gene encoding high-affinity branched-chain amino acid ABC transporter permease LivM yields the protein MRPVLKQAIIMAVVTFFITLPILGVKIEQSANGLSLTGSWMHSVYAALAVFIVNLCLPVLRLSKRVNPRFQPSRYLESHRGWVLAVLIVIGCLVPFLGSRATIDIATLALIYVLLGLGLNVVVGFAGLLDLGYVGFYAVGAYTYALIASHYGISFWWVLPIAAVLSGIVGILLGFPVLRLRGDYLAIVTLGFGEIIRIMLNNLDQYTNGPLGISSIPAPNLFNIVFTRRAEEGQTPFHEWLGISYSSEYRLIFLYVIIFALCLIALWVINRLVRMPVGRAWEALREDEIACRSLGLNPTTVKLSAFAIGALFAGVAGAFFAAKQGFINPESFTFIESAIVLAIVVLGGMGSQIGVILAAIALTIIPELAREFSEYRMLIFGAVMVLMMVWRPQGLIPAQRPKMELPE from the coding sequence ATGCGTCCAGTGCTTAAACAAGCCATCATCATGGCTGTCGTCACATTTTTTATCACCTTACCGATTCTTGGGGTCAAAATTGAGCAAAGCGCTAATGGATTGAGCCTAACCGGTTCATGGATGCATAGTGTGTATGCCGCACTGGCGGTATTTATCGTCAACCTTTGCTTACCGGTACTGCGCTTATCCAAGCGCGTTAACCCGCGCTTTCAACCCTCACGCTATTTAGAGAGCCACCGCGGCTGGGTGCTTGCTGTGCTGATTGTTATTGGTTGTTTAGTGCCTTTTTTGGGCTCTCGCGCCACCATCGATATTGCCACCCTGGCGCTGATTTATGTCCTGCTTGGCTTAGGATTAAATGTCGTGGTTGGTTTTGCTGGCTTACTCGATCTTGGCTATGTCGGCTTTTATGCGGTCGGCGCCTATACCTACGCGTTGATTGCGAGCCATTATGGCATCAGCTTCTGGTGGGTCCTGCCGATTGCTGCGGTTTTATCCGGGATTGTCGGTATTTTGCTCGGCTTCCCGGTGTTGCGCTTACGTGGGGATTATCTCGCGATTGTGACCCTGGGCTTTGGTGAGATTATTCGTATTATGCTCAATAACCTCGACCAATACACCAACGGCCCGCTGGGCATCAGCTCGATTCCCGCGCCTAATCTATTCAATATCGTCTTTACCCGGCGTGCTGAGGAAGGGCAAACACCGTTTCATGAATGGCTCGGGATCAGCTACAGCTCTGAATATCGGTTGATTTTTTTGTATGTGATTATTTTTGCGCTGTGTCTGATTGCCCTATGGGTGATTAACCGCTTGGTGCGGATGCCGGTTGGACGCGCCTGGGAAGCGCTGCGCGAGGATGAGATCGCCTGCCGTTCCTTAGGACTTAACCCCACCACGGTAAAACTTTCCGCTTTTGCTATTGGTGCACTCTTTGCCGGGGTCGCCGGGGCGTTTTTTGCCGCAAAACAAGGCTTTATCAACCCTGAATCATTTACCTTTATCGAATCAGCGATTGTGCTGGCAATTGTGGTGCTTGGTGGCATGGGTTCGCAAATCGGCGTGATCTTAGCCGCTATTGCACTAACGATCATTCCGGAATTGGCGCGTGAATTTTCAGAATACCGCATGCTGATTTTTGGTGCGGTGATGGTGCTGATGATGGTTTGGCGACCACAAGGTTTGATCCCCGCACAGCGGCCGAAAATGGAGCTGCCAGAATGA
- the livH gene encoding high-affinity branched-chain amino acid ABC transporter permease LivH, whose amino-acid sequence MYDLPQQIINGVTLGSIYALIAIGYTMVYGIIGLINFAHGEVYMIGAYTGIVAIVGLPMLGITGLPIILILAFIIAMVVTSGYGYMVEAVAYKPLRNSPRLVPLISAIGMSIFLQNYVANGQSNKNIALQPIVSQRWELFSSEHMSFSISALQIIIIVVTILAMIALNIFIQNSKMGRACRACAQDLGMARLLGIDANKIIALTFVIGAALAAIAGVLVALYYGVVTPYIGFIAGLKAFTAAVLGGIGSIPGAMLGGLLLGLTESFTSAYFSTEYKDVVAFSLLILVLLFRPTGILGKPEVEKV is encoded by the coding sequence ATGTACGATCTTCCTCAACAAATCATTAATGGCGTTACGCTAGGCAGCATTTATGCGTTGATTGCCATTGGCTATACCATGGTCTACGGCATCATCGGCCTGATTAACTTTGCCCACGGCGAAGTCTATATGATTGGCGCCTACACCGGCATTGTCGCCATCGTCGGCCTGCCAATGCTTGGCATCACTGGTCTGCCGATTATTCTTATTCTTGCCTTTATTATTGCCATGGTGGTGACCAGTGGTTATGGCTATATGGTTGAGGCGGTGGCGTATAAGCCGTTACGTAACAGCCCACGCCTGGTACCGCTGATTTCTGCCATTGGTATGTCTATTTTCTTGCAGAACTATGTCGCTAACGGGCAAAGCAATAAAAACATCGCCCTGCAACCGATTGTCAGCCAACGCTGGGAGCTCTTTAGCAGCGAACATATGAGCTTTTCTATTTCCGCGCTGCAAATCATTATTATCGTAGTCACAATCCTTGCGATGATTGCGCTAAATATTTTTATCCAGAATTCAAAGATGGGGCGTGCCTGTCGTGCCTGCGCGCAAGACCTCGGCATGGCGCGTTTACTCGGCATTGACGCCAATAAAATTATCGCCTTAACCTTTGTCATTGGTGCAGCGCTCGCCGCGATTGCCGGCGTTTTAGTTGCGCTCTATTATGGCGTTGTCACCCCGTACATCGGCTTTATCGCCGGACTGAAAGCCTTTACTGCAGCCGTTCTTGGTGGGATTGGCTCTATTCCCGGCGCGATGCTCGGAGGACTACTACTGGGCTTAACCGAAAGCTTCACCTCCGCCTATTTTTCCACTGAATACAAAGATGTGGTCGCATTTTCCTTGCTGATTTTAGTCTTGCTCTTTCGCCCTACCGGTATTCTTGGCAAACCTGAAGTGGAGAAAGTCTGA
- a CDS encoding high-affinity branched-chain amino acid ABC transporter substrate-binding protein, translating into MKKTLLSLAMAAIMPAAMAADTVTIALAGPTTGPVTQYGTMQNTGAKMAIEQLNAKGGMNGAEIKFEIYDDACEPKQAVSVANQIINDGVQFVVGHLCSSSTLPAAEIYDEEGIIMVTPASTAPELTEKGYTTIFRTIGTDAQSAPTSANYIADVIKPENIALLHDKQQYGQGLAEGVDKVLRERGIEPVILEGVNQGQTDFAALITKLKSANVDFVYWGGYHPELGLIIRQGADQGFTPTYMGADGIDNPDLFAIAGDAANGILATVPKNFAEDPANADLVAAFEEKGDDVSGPFVLPGYTAVQVMVDAANSVGNNDDLDAIADAIRSNEFNTPIGTISYQENGDLKDFQSVIYELQADGSRKLVTE; encoded by the coding sequence ATGAAGAAAACCTTGCTGAGCCTCGCTATGGCCGCCATCATGCCCGCAGCTATGGCCGCAGATACTGTCACGATTGCGTTAGCTGGCCCGACGACTGGACCGGTGACCCAATACGGCACCATGCAAAACACCGGTGCTAAAATGGCAATTGAGCAGCTCAATGCGAAAGGCGGCATGAATGGCGCAGAAATCAAATTTGAGATTTACGATGACGCCTGTGAGCCAAAACAAGCGGTTTCGGTAGCTAACCAGATCATCAATGACGGTGTACAATTCGTAGTCGGTCACTTATGCTCATCATCAACCCTGCCAGCGGCAGAAATTTACGATGAAGAAGGCATCATCATGGTGACTCCGGCCTCAACAGCCCCAGAATTAACCGAAAAAGGCTACACCACGATCTTCCGCACCATCGGTACCGATGCACAAAGCGCACCAACCAGTGCCAATTACATCGCTGATGTCATCAAGCCTGAAAATATTGCGTTGTTGCACGACAAACAGCAATACGGCCAAGGCCTCGCTGAAGGCGTTGATAAAGTACTGCGTGAGCGTGGTATCGAACCAGTGATCCTCGAAGGCGTTAACCAAGGTCAGACCGACTTTGCAGCACTCATTACCAAGCTAAAAAGTGCCAACGTTGATTTCGTCTATTGGGGCGGTTATCACCCTGAGTTAGGCCTGATTATCCGTCAAGGCGCTGATCAAGGCTTCACCCCAACCTATATGGGTGCAGATGGTATCGACAACCCGGATCTGTTCGCTATTGCTGGCGATGCGGCTAACGGTATTCTCGCAACTGTACCGAAGAACTTTGCCGAAGACCCAGCAAACGCTGATCTCGTTGCGGCCTTCGAAGAAAAAGGCGATGACGTGAGTGGTCCGTTTGTCTTACCAGGCTACACCGCAGTCCAAGTGATGGTCGATGCTGCTAATAGCGTCGGTAATAACGACGATTTAGACGCGATTGCTGATGCGATTCGCAGCAATGAATTCAACACCCCAATTGGTACCATCAGCTACCAGGAAAACGGGGATTTGAAAGACTTCCAGTCGGTTATTTACGAACTGCAAGCTGATGGCAGCCGTAAATTAGTGACCGAATAA
- a CDS encoding ABC transporter permease encodes MTALRLFTASLRQHPWGSAFIVLLIAATTALSMAVSLQERALREGSARAADQFDLVIGAPGSEIQLVLSSVFLQASDLSLLTPTQIDNIAKNPLASWSSPIVFGDYYQERPIVGVNHDLLSLDGKRRAESGRFFTHHNEAVVGARSGLKIGDTITPIHGNLGDADHLTHEVSSYTVVGVLPVDGSVWDQAILVPIESVWLMHAMDDNPHSHLRWQEPIGGIEPQGAPAVIVKPQSVAGAYQLRSQYRGNGTQAVFPGEVLVRLYSTLGDAKKLLSGIAIITQLLVALAVSVIIAIYLQQQQRQIAALRAFGAPRNRIFLLIWGALLMLISIAIILGAIGGYALAAFASNAISAQNGFILPVQFNTEDMRFLAILFIIGAIALLIPSLYHYRRAPAEILRDT; translated from the coding sequence GTGACCGCGTTACGCTTATTTACCGCCAGCTTACGCCAACACCCGTGGGGCAGTGCGTTTATTGTCTTACTCATCGCCGCAACGACAGCGCTATCGATGGCCGTTAGTCTCCAAGAACGTGCCTTACGCGAAGGCAGCGCACGCGCCGCTGATCAATTCGATTTAGTTATTGGTGCACCAGGTAGCGAGATTCAACTAGTCCTGTCTAGTGTTTTCTTACAAGCCAGTGATTTGAGTTTGCTCACCCCAACACAAATTGACAACATTGCAAAAAATCCATTGGCATCATGGAGTTCACCCATCGTTTTTGGCGATTATTATCAAGAGCGCCCTATTGTTGGCGTTAATCACGATTTGCTCAGTCTTGATGGTAAACGACGCGCTGAATCCGGACGCTTTTTTACACATCATAATGAAGCTGTAGTCGGCGCACGTAGCGGCCTAAAGATCGGTGATACCATCACCCCGATACACGGTAACCTTGGTGATGCGGATCATCTCACCCACGAGGTCTCTAGTTACACTGTGGTCGGCGTATTACCAGTGGATGGCAGCGTATGGGATCAAGCGATACTTGTGCCGATAGAGAGCGTATGGCTGATGCACGCGATGGATGATAACCCGCACAGCCATCTACGGTGGCAGGAGCCCATCGGTGGCATAGAACCACAAGGCGCACCAGCAGTCATCGTCAAGCCGCAAAGCGTAGCTGGTGCGTATCAACTGCGCAGCCAATATCGCGGTAACGGTACACAAGCGGTATTTCCGGGTGAGGTTCTGGTGCGGCTCTATAGTACATTAGGCGATGCAAAAAAATTACTCAGTGGTATCGCCATTATCACACAGCTACTGGTTGCCCTCGCTGTGTCGGTCATTATTGCGATTTACTTACAGCAACAGCAACGCCAAATTGCCGCATTACGCGCATTTGGCGCACCACGCAACCGAATCTTTTTGCTGATATGGGGCGCATTGCTGATGCTCATTAGTATCGCCATTATTCTCGGCGCTATTGGTGGTTATGCGCTTGCTGCTTTTGCCTCAAATGCCATTAGCGCACAAAACGGATTCATCTTACCGGTTCAATTTAATACCGAAGACATGCGTTTTCTCGCCATCCTTTTTATTATCGGTGCTATTGCCTTACTCATTCCTTCCCTATACCACTATCGTCGTGCGCCTGCCGAGATTTTGCGTGATACATAG